The following coding sequences lie in one Enterococcus sp. 9E7_DIV0242 genomic window:
- the rpsF gene encoding 30S ribosomal protein S6, producing the protein MSQVTNYEVMYIIRPNIDEEAKTALVERFDAILKDNGAEVIESKDWEKRRLAYEMNGFHEGIYHIVKVSSPSTAGAINEFDRLAKINDDIIRHMIIKEEA; encoded by the coding sequence ATGAGCCAAGTTACGAATTATGAAGTTATGTACATCATTCGTCCGAACATTGATGAAGAAGCAAAAACTGCTTTAGTAGAACGTTTCGACGCAATCTTGAAAGATAACGGAGCTGAAGTTATCGAATCAAAAGATTGGGAAAAACGCCGCTTAGCATATGAAATGAACGGATTCCACGAAGGCATCTATCATATCGTTAAAGTATCTTCTCCATCAACAGCAGGTGCAATCAACGAGTTTGATCGTCTTGCTAAAATCAATGATGATATCATTCGTCATATGATTATCAAAGAAGAAGCTTAA
- the ssb gene encoding single-stranded DNA-binding protein, protein MINNVVLVGRLTKDPDLRYTSSGSAVATFTLAVNRNFTNASGNREADFVNCVIWRKPAETLANYARKGTLLGVVGRIQTRSYDNQQGQRVYVTEVVCDNFQLLESRSTSEQRQSQDNSSFNSGGGFNSQPQNNFSGQNNNFNNNQSSQPQSSNNNGSSGMPDFDRDSDPFGGSGSTIDISDDDLPF, encoded by the coding sequence ATGATTAACAATGTTGTACTAGTTGGAAGATTAACCAAAGATCCTGATTTACGTTATACTTCAAGTGGTTCTGCTGTTGCTACGTTTACGTTAGCAGTGAATCGTAATTTTACGAATGCAAGTGGAAACCGTGAAGCAGATTTCGTCAATTGTGTCATCTGGCGTAAACCAGCTGAAACTTTAGCTAACTATGCTCGAAAAGGAACATTACTGGGTGTTGTAGGTCGGATTCAAACTAGATCTTATGACAATCAGCAAGGCCAACGAGTGTATGTGACTGAAGTAGTCTGCGATAATTTCCAACTATTAGAGTCTCGTTCAACTTCTGAACAAAGACAGTCTCAAGATAATTCTTCTTTCAATTCGGGTGGAGGATTCAATAGCCAGCCACAGAATAATTTCTCAGGCCAAAATAACAACTTTAATAATAATCAATCATCTCAACCTCAGTCTAGCAACAACAACGGTAGCAGTGGTATGCCTGATTTCGATAGAGACTCCGATCCATTTGGTGGGTCAGGATCAACTATTGACATTTCAGATGATGATTTACCATTCTAA
- the rpsR gene encoding 30S ribosomal protein S18, with translation MAQQRRGGRKRRKVDYIAANHIEYIDYKDIELLKKFISERGKILPRRVTGTGAKNQRKLTIAIKRARIMGLLPFVSEEQ, from the coding sequence ATGGCACAACAAAGAAGAGGCGGACGTAAGCGTCGTAAAGTAGACTATATTGCAGCTAATCACATTGAGTACATCGATTATAAAGATATTGAATTGCTAAAAAAATTCATTTCTGAACGTGGAAAAATTTTGCCACGTCGTGTAACCGGTACTGGTGCTAAAAACCAACGTAAATTAACAATTGCGATTAAACGTGCTCGTATTATGGGATTACTTCCATTCGTAAGCGAAGAGCAATAA
- a CDS encoding DHH family phosphoesterase produces the protein MKQTRLKRITLFFIFLFIFQMGLVFFLSNKVIIIAILAVINLYLINRILNLIKRLELSNIEKIREATINAEDSIDFAINEVPVGIITYNERTKQPIWLNPYAEEVFYSSEEHQLMLTKEDILSYISSFEKGKDIFKVGNEIFRFKMNMEQKTITFENITQESTLYQEKKAMQTAIGIVSVDNYDDVTDNMDVKQVSYLNSFITTMISDWLEEYKVFYKRLNAERYIFVSQLEDVEKMMSAKFQILDDIRKQTAEQGIMGITLSIGISYGGDTLDVTGTAAQTSLDMALVRGGDQVVVKEANGNSKPVYFGGKSASVAKRTRVRSRAMSTAIQGLIQESPDVYIMGHQFPDMDAIGSAFGVAKLAKFYDKAAWVILDEEQNIPDTSRVLEELEGHPDLQQQILSPKEAMKRMKNDSLLIMVDYHKPSLSISKELYDKFNRVVIIDHHRRGDEFPDKSLLSYIESSASSASELVTELLEYQSNTVNSKLDKFDATLLLAGIVVDTKSFSVRTTARTFDVASYLRTCGADSSLVQYLLSSDLASYLEMSLLISKTEYVTEDTVLVVGEEDKEYDSVEAAKTADTLLSMAGINAAFVITRRLDKKIGISARSNGSINVQLIMEALGGGGHFTNAATQISSGSISEAKATLLEVIHKNIDEMYDKE, from the coding sequence ATGAAACAGACAAGGTTAAAGAGAATTACTCTTTTCTTTATATTCTTATTCATTTTTCAAATGGGGCTAGTCTTTTTCTTGAGTAATAAGGTGATAATTATTGCTATTCTGGCTGTGATTAATTTGTACTTAATCAACCGGATTTTGAACTTGATTAAAAGACTGGAATTATCAAACATAGAAAAGATAAGAGAGGCAACGATCAATGCAGAGGATTCAATTGACTTTGCTATAAATGAAGTGCCTGTGGGGATTATTACTTATAATGAAAGAACAAAGCAACCAATATGGTTAAATCCCTATGCAGAAGAAGTCTTTTATTCTTCTGAGGAACATCAGTTAATGCTGACGAAGGAAGATATCTTATCGTATATTTCATCATTTGAAAAAGGGAAAGATATATTTAAAGTTGGTAATGAGATATTTCGTTTTAAAATGAATATGGAACAAAAGACAATTACCTTTGAAAATATTACACAAGAGAGTACATTGTATCAAGAGAAAAAAGCAATGCAGACAGCTATTGGTATTGTGTCAGTTGATAATTACGATGATGTTACTGATAATATGGATGTAAAGCAAGTATCCTATTTAAATAGCTTTATAACGACGATGATTTCAGATTGGCTAGAAGAATACAAGGTATTCTATAAGCGATTGAACGCAGAACGCTACATATTTGTTAGTCAATTAGAAGATGTTGAAAAGATGATGAGTGCCAAATTCCAAATTCTTGACGATATACGGAAACAGACTGCTGAACAGGGAATTATGGGTATTACTCTTAGTATTGGAATATCCTATGGTGGCGATACATTGGATGTTACAGGAACTGCAGCTCAAACAAGTCTGGATATGGCCCTCGTAAGAGGCGGCGATCAAGTCGTTGTAAAGGAAGCGAATGGAAATAGTAAGCCAGTATATTTTGGTGGGAAATCTGCTTCTGTAGCGAAAAGAACGCGTGTTCGTTCTAGAGCGATGAGTACAGCGATCCAAGGACTTATCCAGGAATCTCCAGATGTTTATATTATGGGCCATCAATTTCCAGATATGGATGCTATCGGTTCAGCATTTGGTGTAGCTAAACTGGCAAAATTCTACGATAAAGCTGCTTGGGTCATATTAGATGAAGAGCAAAATATTCCAGATACTTCTCGTGTACTGGAAGAACTGGAAGGGCATCCAGATTTGCAGCAGCAAATCCTCTCACCAAAAGAAGCGATGAAAAGGATGAAAAATGATAGCCTACTAATTATGGTAGATTATCATAAACCATCGCTATCTATTTCAAAAGAACTATATGACAAATTCAATCGAGTGGTGATTATTGATCATCATAGACGAGGGGATGAATTCCCTGACAAGTCACTGTTATCTTATATAGAATCATCTGCATCATCTGCTTCAGAGCTTGTAACAGAGCTTCTAGAATATCAAAGCAATACAGTCAATAGTAAGCTAGATAAGTTTGATGCGACCTTGTTGCTTGCAGGAATTGTCGTAGATACAAAAAGCTTCAGTGTTCGAACAACGGCTCGAACATTTGATGTTGCCAGTTATTTAAGAACTTGTGGAGCGGATTCATCTTTAGTACAATATTTATTAAGCTCTGACTTAGCCAGCTACCTGGAAATGAGCTTACTGATTTCTAAAACCGAATACGTTACAGAAGATACCGTGCTTGTTGTTGGGGAAGAAGACAAGGAGTACGATAGTGTTGAAGCTGCTAAAACGGCAGATACGTTGTTATCGATGGCAGGGATAAATGCGGCCTTCGTTATTACCAGAAGACTTGATAAGAAAATTGGCATTAGTGCGCGTAGTAATGGGTCAATAAATGTCCAACTGATTATGGAAGCCTTAGGTGGCGGTGGCCATTTTACCAATGCAGCAACACAAATTTCTTCTGGTAGCATAAGTGAGGCGAAAGCAACACTATTGGAAGTCATTCATAAAAATATAGATGAAATGTATGATAAGGAGTGA
- the rplI gene encoding 50S ribosomal protein L9, whose amino-acid sequence MKVIFLQDVKGKGKKGDIKEVPTGYAQNYLIKNGLAQEANKGSISALSGQKKAQEKQAAEVLAEAEKMKEFLEKEETVIEIKAKAGEDGRLFGSIPSKQINEALSKQYKVKLDKRKMELSQPIRTLGFTKVPVKLHHDVTAVLKVHVVEE is encoded by the coding sequence ATGAAAGTAATATTTCTACAGGACGTAAAGGGTAAAGGGAAAAAAGGCGACATTAAAGAAGTGCCAACGGGTTATGCGCAAAACTACCTAATCAAAAATGGTCTGGCACAGGAAGCGAACAAAGGGAGTATCAGCGCGCTATCCGGACAGAAAAAGGCCCAAGAAAAACAAGCAGCTGAAGTTTTAGCAGAAGCTGAAAAAATGAAAGAATTTTTAGAAAAAGAAGAAACTGTAATTGAGATCAAAGCCAAGGCAGGAGAGGACGGTCGTCTTTTCGGTTCGATTCCATCGAAACAGATCAATGAGGCGTTGAGCAAACAATATAAGGTAAAGCTTGATAAAAGAAAGATGGAGCTGTCACAGCCAATCCGTACATTAGGTTTTACCAAGGTTCCTGTGAAGTTGCATCACGATGTAACAGCTGTATTGAAAGTACATGTAGTGGAAGAATAA
- the dnaB gene encoding replicative DNA helicase, which translates to MNEVWQDRVPPQSIEAEQAVLGSVFLDAEVIIDAMEYIEPKDFYRRNHQLIFQAMITLNERNEAVDVVTVKNKLEEENLLEDVGGLSYLSELALSVPTAANISHYAKIVEQKSLLRNLIHTATEIVTKGFEQGEDVETILDDAERSILEVSEKRNRSGFLSIADVLNTTIANIDQLYQQNEDITGLPTGYQALDKMTAGLQAEELIILAARPAVGKTAFALNIAQNVGTKTDRGVAIFSLEMGAESLVNRMLCAEGSIEASHLRTGQLSEEEWQNLIIAMGSLSRANIYIDDTPGIKISEIRAKCRKLAQEKGNLGLILIDYLQLIEGSGKENRQQEVSDISRQLKKLAKELKVPVIALSQLSRGVEQRQDKRPVLSDIRESGSIEQDADIVAFLYRDDYYERSGEDGDDDREPPEIDNVVEVIIEKNRSGARGTVELLFIKEYNKFSSLSPRAEF; encoded by the coding sequence ATGAACGAAGTATGGCAGGATCGAGTACCTCCTCAGAGTATAGAGGCAGAGCAAGCTGTTTTGGGTTCTGTTTTTTTGGATGCGGAAGTAATAATAGATGCAATGGAATACATAGAGCCAAAGGATTTTTATCGCCGTAATCATCAATTGATTTTTCAGGCAATGATTACCTTGAATGAACGAAATGAAGCAGTGGATGTCGTAACGGTCAAAAACAAGCTGGAAGAAGAGAATTTGCTGGAGGATGTAGGCGGTCTGAGTTATTTATCTGAGCTGGCCTTGTCTGTCCCGACAGCTGCCAATATTTCTCACTATGCAAAGATCGTTGAACAGAAATCTTTGCTGCGTAATTTGATCCATACGGCAACAGAGATTGTAACGAAAGGATTTGAGCAAGGAGAAGACGTTGAAACGATTTTGGATGATGCAGAAAGAAGTATTCTTGAAGTATCTGAGAAGCGAAATCGAAGTGGCTTTTTATCGATTGCAGATGTGTTGAATACAACTATTGCCAATATCGATCAGTTGTATCAACAAAATGAAGATATCACTGGTCTGCCAACCGGCTACCAGGCACTGGATAAGATGACGGCTGGATTACAGGCTGAAGAGCTGATTATTCTGGCTGCACGACCAGCCGTAGGTAAAACAGCTTTTGCCTTGAACATTGCCCAAAATGTTGGGACAAAAACGGATCGTGGTGTAGCGATTTTTAGTCTGGAAATGGGTGCGGAGTCTTTGGTAAACAGAATGCTCTGCGCTGAGGGCTCCATAGAAGCCAGTCACTTAAGAACAGGACAATTATCAGAAGAAGAGTGGCAGAACCTAATCATCGCCATGGGGAGCCTCTCACGAGCAAATATATACATCGATGATACACCGGGGATCAAAATTTCTGAGATTCGCGCAAAGTGTCGAAAACTGGCACAGGAAAAAGGAAATTTGGGTCTGATTCTGATTGACTATCTTCAATTAATTGAAGGATCTGGGAAAGAAAACCGACAACAAGAGGTATCTGATATCTCTCGTCAGCTGAAAAAGCTGGCTAAGGAATTGAAAGTACCTGTTATTGCTTTGTCTCAGCTCTCCCGTGGTGTGGAGCAGCGACAAGATAAACGACCGGTTCTGAGTGATATTCGTGAGTCTGGATCGATTGAGCAGGATGCGGATATTGTTGCATTCCTTTATCGCGATGATTATTACGAGCGTAGCGGAGAAGATGGGGATGACGACAGAGAACCGCCTGAAATCGATAATGTGGTGGAAGTAATCATAGAAAAAAACCGTAGTGGTGCTCGAGGAACAGTAGAGCTCTTGTTTATTAAGGAATACAACAAGTTCTCGTCACTTTCTCCACGGGCAGAGTTTTAA
- a CDS encoding adenylosuccinate synthase: MSSVVVVGTQWGDEGKGKITDFLSENAEVIARYQGGDNAGHTIKFDGTTYKLHLIPSGIFYKDKISVIGNGVVVNPKSLVKELAYLKENNVATDNLRISDRAHVILPYHIKLDQLQEDAKGDNKIGTTIKGIGPAYMDKAARVGIRVADLLDKEIFEERLKINLEEKNRLFVKMFDSEEISFEDIFEEYYAYGQEIKKYVTDTSVILNDALDEGKRVLFEGAQGVMLDIDQGTYPFVTSSNPVAGGVTIGSGVGPSKINKVVGVCKAYTSRVGDGPFPTELFDETGDRIRDIGKEYGTTTGRPRRVGWFDTVVMRHSRRVSGITNLSLNSIDVLSGLKTVKICTAYELDGELIYHYPASLKELSRCKPVYEELPGWEEDITQCKTLSDLPTNARNYVHRISELVGVRISTFSVGPDRNQTNVLESVWAQI, from the coding sequence ATGTCATCTGTAGTAGTAGTTGGAACACAATGGGGCGATGAAGGAAAAGGAAAGATCACGGATTTTCTAAGCGAGAATGCGGAAGTGATCGCACGTTATCAAGGTGGAGATAATGCCGGACATACGATTAAATTTGATGGTACGACCTATAAACTACACCTCATCCCATCGGGTATTTTTTATAAAGATAAAATCAGTGTAATTGGAAATGGTGTTGTAGTTAATCCGAAATCATTGGTTAAAGAATTGGCTTATTTGAAGGAAAATAATGTTGCAACAGACAATCTGAGAATTTCAGATCGTGCACATGTCATCCTTCCTTATCATATTAAATTGGATCAGCTGCAAGAAGATGCAAAGGGCGATAACAAGATCGGAACAACAATTAAAGGGATCGGACCTGCATACATGGATAAGGCTGCCCGTGTAGGTATTCGTGTGGCAGATTTACTGGACAAAGAAATATTTGAAGAACGTTTGAAAATCAATTTGGAAGAAAAAAATCGTTTGTTTGTAAAAATGTTCGACAGCGAAGAAATTTCTTTTGAGGATATCTTTGAAGAATACTATGCGTACGGACAGGAAATCAAAAAATATGTAACAGATACATCTGTTATCCTGAATGATGCGTTAGACGAAGGCAAACGTGTTCTTTTTGAAGGAGCACAAGGGGTAATGCTTGATATCGATCAAGGAACCTACCCATTTGTTACGTCTTCTAATCCAGTTGCCGGTGGAGTGACGATCGGAAGCGGTGTTGGCCCTTCAAAAATCAATAAGGTCGTAGGCGTTTGTAAAGCCTATACTTCTCGTGTAGGAGACGGCCCGTTCCCAACAGAATTGTTCGATGAAACAGGGGATAGAATCAGAGACATCGGAAAAGAGTACGGGACAACAACTGGCAGACCACGTCGTGTTGGTTGGTTTGATACAGTTGTAATGAGACATTCAAGACGAGTTTCCGGTATTACGAATCTGTCGCTAAACTCGATCGATGTTTTGAGTGGGTTGAAAACAGTAAAAATTTGTACAGCTTACGAATTGGATGGAGAATTGATTTATCATTATCCGGCAAGTCTGAAAGAGCTAAGCCGTTGCAAACCTGTATATGAAGAACTACCAGGTTGGGAAGAGGACATTACTCAGTGCAAGACGTTATCTGATCTACCAACGAATGCAAGAAATTATGTGCATCGTATTTCAGAACTAGTAGGGGTTCGTATTTCTACTTTCTCAGTAGGGCCTGACCGCAACCAGACCAATGTTTTGGAAAGCGTCTGGGCACAGATTTAA
- a CDS encoding DegV family protein: MTFKITTDSCCDLPYELLKENDVSFISMTITVDNHELIDDLGETFDYTAFLSSIKAGALPTTSQVNVGRYQEFFRPFVEAKQPVLYLAFSSGLSGSYQSAVQAVAMLKEEYDQVDVFVVDTKAASLGQGLLVYKAIEMKKKGHSLEDVLLWMEENKMNVQSWVTVDDLKHLERGGRISKTTAAIGGLMNIKPIITVDKDGKLQNVGKVRGRGKALKKVVEETVQRIKHPIDQTLFIAYAGDKESADKVKEELEDKIQVKEILLYPLGPTITAHTGYGCIAVFSLGETRS, from the coding sequence ATGACGTTCAAAATAACAACCGATTCATGCTGTGATTTGCCGTATGAATTATTGAAAGAAAATGATGTATCGTTTATCAGTATGACTATCACTGTAGACAATCATGAATTAATAGATGATCTGGGAGAGACGTTTGACTATACTGCTTTCTTGAGCAGCATCAAGGCAGGTGCTCTGCCAACAACATCTCAAGTCAATGTGGGGCGTTATCAGGAGTTCTTCAGACCTTTTGTGGAGGCAAAGCAACCTGTGCTATATCTTGCTTTTTCTTCTGGGCTAAGTGGCTCTTATCAAAGTGCTGTTCAAGCTGTTGCTATGCTAAAAGAGGAATATGATCAGGTGGATGTTTTCGTTGTAGATACGAAAGCTGCCAGCCTAGGACAAGGCCTGTTAGTTTATAAAGCAATCGAAATGAAAAAGAAGGGTCATTCTTTGGAAGACGTCTTACTATGGATGGAAGAAAATAAGATGAATGTCCAATCTTGGGTAACGGTGGATGATCTGAAGCATTTAGAACGAGGGGGAAGAATCTCTAAAACAACGGCAGCAATTGGCGGATTAATGAATATCAAACCAATTATTACTGTTGATAAGGATGGGAAGCTTCAAAATGTTGGGAAAGTTCGTGGACGTGGCAAGGCACTCAAAAAAGTTGTTGAGGAAACTGTCCAACGAATCAAACATCCAATAGACCAAACCTTGTTTATTGCTTATGCTGGAGATAAAGAGAGTGCAGATAAAGTCAAAGAAGAGCTAGAGGATAAAATACAAGTAAAAGAGATTCTACTCTATCCTTTGGGACCCACAATTACCGCTCATACGGGGTATGGTTGTATTGCTGTGTTTTCATTGGGAGAAACGAGAAGCTAG
- a CDS encoding DUF2828 family protein has protein sequence MLNELKKMFNITKTENGAYTLKSSLNALVDLFALGGSYRLKSEQEVLALFYAAFKQDRDLAMKTLFYLRDIRGGQGERRFFRIVLMDMAVNEPATVRQLLPYIPEYGRWDDVLALLSTPLKEAVLTVVTKQFQEDRKNSANGQPVSLLAKWLPSTSVRSKDRKNQLMILLKAWNMKAAVYRKNLSRLRQSLSLVETKLSECDYEAIDYSKLPSIAGMKYRQAFYRNDMERYMAFLEQLKTGSAKINAATLYPADIVGKILQSSGIAEHRELYNGLWANLPDYIGDRRENSLAVVDVSGSMTGKPMEVAIALGIYLSERNHGEFKNHFMTFSEEPELCALEGRDFVEKVQNLRRASWGYNTNLEKVFTVILSAAKRARFSQKEMIDKLYIISDMEFDAAVCGSNRNFQRETMFKKLKGMMNRAGYQMPEIVFWNVNARQQQLPVSASEKYVKLVSGYSPSLFKDLLEDATISPEEFMLKVITAERYEAIHAA, from the coding sequence ATGTTGAACGAATTGAAAAAGATGTTTAATATAACGAAGACGGAGAACGGTGCGTATACACTAAAAAGTTCATTGAATGCGCTAGTGGATTTATTCGCTTTAGGCGGTTCATACCGGTTGAAATCTGAGCAAGAGGTATTGGCGTTATTCTATGCAGCATTTAAACAGGATAGAGATCTGGCAATGAAAACTCTTTTCTACTTGCGAGATATTCGAGGTGGACAGGGAGAGCGACGATTTTTCAGGATTGTTCTGATGGATATGGCTGTTAATGAGCCGGCAACGGTTCGTCAGCTACTGCCATATATTCCAGAGTACGGTCGTTGGGATGATGTGCTTGCCTTGCTATCTACGCCTTTGAAGGAAGCAGTTCTGACTGTTGTAACGAAACAATTTCAGGAAGATAGAAAGAATAGCGCAAATGGCCAGCCTGTATCTTTGCTGGCTAAATGGCTGCCATCGACTTCTGTCAGAAGTAAGGACCGGAAAAACCAATTGATGATACTCTTAAAAGCATGGAACATGAAGGCGGCTGTTTATCGTAAAAATCTAAGTCGCTTGCGCCAGTCATTGAGTTTGGTGGAAACGAAGCTATCCGAATGTGATTATGAAGCGATCGATTACAGTAAGCTACCATCAATTGCAGGCATGAAATATCGCCAGGCATTTTACCGCAATGATATGGAGCGCTACATGGCATTTTTGGAACAGTTGAAAACTGGTAGTGCTAAAATCAATGCTGCAACGCTTTATCCAGCTGATATTGTCGGCAAAATTCTTCAATCAAGTGGCATTGCAGAACATAGAGAATTGTATAATGGTTTGTGGGCAAATCTGCCTGATTATATTGGTGATCGAAGAGAGAATTCATTGGCTGTGGTCGATGTTTCCGGATCAATGACAGGCAAACCGATGGAAGTAGCCATTGCATTAGGGATCTATTTGTCTGAACGCAACCATGGCGAATTCAAAAATCATTTTATGACATTTTCAGAAGAGCCTGAGCTGTGTGCTTTGGAAGGAAGAGATTTTGTTGAGAAGGTTCAGAATCTGAGAAGGGCCTCATGGGGCTATAACACGAATCTTGAGAAGGTATTTACAGTTATTCTTTCAGCAGCGAAACGAGCACGTTTTTCTCAAAAGGAGATGATAGACAAGCTGTATATTATCTCTGATATGGAATTTGATGCAGCAGTTTGTGGAAGCAATCGTAATTTCCAAAGAGAGACTATGTTTAAAAAGCTGAAAGGCATGATGAATCGTGCAGGCTATCAGATGCCGGAGATTGTTTTCTGGAATGTCAACGCGCGGCAGCAGCAATTGCCGGTTTCTGCCTCTGAGAAGTATGTGAAGTTGGTTTCCGGTTATAGTCCATCGCTATTTAAGGATTTATTGGAAGATGCGACGATTTCACCGGAAGAATTTATGCTGAAGGTGATCACTGCTGAAAGATACGAAGCGATCCATGCGGCATGA
- a CDS encoding pyridoxamine 5'-phosphate oxidase family protein, which translates to MNKETERILCESDFMILNTGDQAGFPHSKIISRPLLRQSYHSMKFYLNADSKTIKNAHKNRKGSLYVFQSATRESLLLKGLLTVEPISAYDSISRQLDNFQKLFNYSNPVILCFEIMTVDYIKSNPMLEYNHFL; encoded by the coding sequence ATGAACAAAGAAACCGAGCGCATCCTTTGCGAAAGTGACTTCATGATATTGAACACAGGTGATCAAGCTGGTTTTCCTCATTCTAAAATTATTTCTCGCCCCTTGTTGAGGCAAAGCTATCATTCTATGAAATTCTATTTGAATGCTGATAGTAAAACCATTAAAAATGCACATAAGAACAGAAAAGGCAGTCTCTATGTATTCCAATCTGCAACGCGTGAAAGTCTACTGCTCAAGGGCCTACTCACTGTCGAACCAATCTCGGCTTATGACTCTATTTCAAGACAGCTAGATAACTTTCAAAAACTTTTCAATTATTCGAATCCTGTTATCCTGTGTTTTGAGATTATGACCGTCGATTACATAAAAAGCAATCCAATGCTGGAATATAATCATTTCTTATAA
- a CDS encoding ABC-F family ATP-binding cassette domain-containing protein — MITVNDVSLLFSDRKLFDDVNIKFNPGNCYGLIGANGAGKSTFLKILSGEIQPTTGTVTLGPDERMATLKQNHFDYEEYTVLETVIMGHKRLYEVMKEKDAIYMKEDFSDEDGIRAAELEGEFAELDGWEAEPEAAVLLQGLNIPENLHDQKMSELTAGQKIKVLLAQSLFGKPDVLLLDEPTNGLDTRSIAWLEEFLINFDNTVIVVSHDRHFLNKVCTHMADLDFGKIKLYVGNYDFWLESSQLAARLQSDQNAKKEEQIKELQDFIARFSANASKSKQATSRKKMLDKITLDDIQPSSRRYPFVGFKPEREIGNDLLQVENVSVTLDGKKVLDNISFTLNKDDKVAFIADNDIVTTTLFKVLMGEITPDSGTVRWGVTTSQAYLPKDNSNDFDTDLTILDWLRQFASKEEDDNTFLRSFLGRMLFSGEEVLKSVKVLSGGEKVRVMLSKLMLSKSNVLVLDDPTNHLDLESITALNDGLIAFPGAILFGSHDHQFIQTLANRIIAVSDKGVVDRADTTYDDFLENKDVQKQLDQLFNGNY, encoded by the coding sequence TTGATTACTGTAAATGATGTAAGTTTGTTGTTCTCTGACCGCAAACTTTTTGATGATGTAAATATTAAATTCAATCCCGGCAACTGCTACGGATTGATTGGTGCAAATGGTGCCGGAAAATCGACCTTCCTGAAAATTTTGTCAGGAGAAATCCAGCCAACGACAGGAACGGTTACATTAGGTCCTGATGAGCGTATGGCAACCTTGAAACAGAACCATTTCGACTATGAAGAATATACTGTTCTGGAAACCGTGATCATGGGACATAAACGTTTGTATGAAGTAATGAAAGAAAAAGACGCTATCTATATGAAGGAAGATTTTTCTGATGAGGATGGTATTCGTGCTGCTGAGTTGGAAGGTGAATTCGCTGAATTAGATGGTTGGGAAGCTGAACCGGAAGCAGCTGTTTTACTGCAAGGTCTGAATATTCCCGAAAACCTGCACGATCAGAAAATGAGTGAACTGACAGCTGGTCAAAAAATCAAAGTCTTACTTGCTCAGTCTCTGTTCGGTAAACCAGATGTACTACTTCTGGATGAGCCTACCAATGGACTGGATACTCGTTCTATTGCATGGTTGGAAGAGTTTTTGATTAATTTTGATAATACTGTTATTGTCGTTTCCCATGACCGCCACTTTTTAAATAAAGTATGTACGCATATGGCCGATTTAGACTTTGGTAAAATCAAACTGTATGTAGGGAACTATGATTTCTGGTTGGAGTCAAGCCAATTAGCTGCCAGACTTCAATCCGATCAAAACGCAAAAAAAGAAGAGCAAATCAAAGAATTACAAGACTTTATTGCACGATTCAGTGCCAATGCGTCTAAGTCAAAACAAGCAACTTCTCGGAAAAAAATGTTGGATAAAATCACATTAGACGATATTCAACCTTCTTCTCGCCGTTATCCTTTCGTTGGCTTCAAACCAGAAAGAGAAATCGGTAATGATTTACTGCAAGTAGAGAATGTTTCTGTTACTTTAGATGGAAAGAAAGTTTTGGATAATATCAGTTTCACCTTGAATAAAGATGATAAAGTTGCTTTCATTGCCGATAATGATATTGTGACTACCACTCTATTCAAAGTTCTTATGGGTGAAATCACTCCTGACAGTGGAACTGTTCGTTGGGGTGTAACAACCAGTCAGGCTTATCTACCAAAAGACAACAGCAACGATTTCGATACAGATTTAACGATTCTTGACTGGTTGCGTCAATTTGCCAGTAAAGAAGAAGACGATAATACGTTCCTACGCAGCTTCTTAGGTAGAATGTTGTTTTCTGGAGAAGAAGTGCTGAAATCCGTGAAGGTTCTTTCCGGTGGAGAAAAAGTGCGTGTCATGCTTTCTAAGCTGATGCTTTCTAAATCCAATGTTCTTGTGCTTGATGATCCTACCAATCACCTTGATTTGGAATCGATCACTGCTTTGAACGACGGGCTGATTGCTTTCCCGGGAGCAATTCTATTCGGTTCTCACGATCACCAGTTCATTCAAACCTTAGCTAATCGGATCATCGCAGTATCTGATAAAGGCGTTGTTGACCGTGCAGATACGACCTACGATGATTTTCTTGAAAACAAAGATGTTCAAAAACAGCTGGATCAATTATTTAACGGCAATTACTAA